CTATAGCTATCTTCTTGCTGCCATCTAGTGAAGGGGAAAAAGTATGACTTGAGTGGCATAAGCAGAGCAAAACTTATCCCAGAGGCTTGTACTTGTTAAACAAACTCTAACTTTGAATAAACTGTTTCAAAACAACCTTTAAAGTTGCATGAAGATTTCCCTTTTGGAAGTCTCATTCACAAAATGCCCTCCTAGGTCCTCAAATGATTGACTGCTTAGGAAAACCTGACTTTGTCATCACTTTGTCTGAAGAACAATCCAATTGTGATAATTTTGTTTTACTGAAACTCATGCTGCTCTTAAAAGCTGTAGGAATTTTGGTGGTCTTTGCAGGATCAGTAGTGGAAGTTTTCACTGCCTTTTATATCACCATGAATGCACAATCACTGTACAAGGGTCACAAGTACAGGCTCCACACACACCCAATTTCTCAGGCAAGGTTTTATAAGCAGAATCAACTCCTTGTTAGGAGCTGAGTGAACTGCAGGACTGAGAACAGGAGTTTTATATCCAGACCCCTGTGCCTGAGCCATAAGATCTTCCTTCCCCTAGATAAAGCTGGTCCTGCATGTCTCAGGAATTTCTGTGAGGAAAGCCTCAGCTGTGTGGCAGACAAGTGATAAACAGGGGCTCAGCAGAAACACAAATACTTCAGCTCCAGTTCCTGTTGCACTCCTGTCATGCTTCCATGACCTCTGGCCAGTCCAGACCTGTGGTTTTGGCACACACCTGCCAGAGCGAGCCCTTCCTGCTTTCCCCACCTGGAGTTTTTATCTCTACCCCCCAAACAGCCAGACCCAGCACAGTATTGCCACTGCTTGTGCTTTTCCTTCACGGTTGTTCTTGCTGGTTTCCAGGGGATGAAATATTCACCCACCACTTCCAGCAGTTCCGGGGAGCTTCCAGTAGAGCAACTCCGCTCATCCCACCACCTTTTGTACCCACACATTTTAATGCTTGAACACCCCTTTGCTTTCCACCCTTCTCGTGTTTGCCTGGATATGAGATCCAAACCCCGACGTGcttgcagcagtggcagggctgCATTTCCCGGTATCCAGAGCACAGGTGTGGGATTGCACCCCGAGACCCGAACGGCTCCCACGGTGCCCCTCAGCCTTGGGGGTCACGTCGGAATTTGCAGCGCTTTGCCCACCCCGGCTCGATGCCGAGGAGCCGGGTGGGTGCCCGCTGCCCTCCGCTGGTCGCTAGATGTCAGCACGGGACCGCCAGCCCGGCGAGACAGACCGACACGGCTCCCGGGAGGGACAGACAGACCCGGCCCGACACAACGACACCGCTACCGGTACAGACAGACCTCGGCCCGACAAACGCATTGCTCccgggacagacagacagacccCGGCCCGACAGACCGACACCGCTCCCGGGACAGACAGACCCCGGCCCGACAAATGCATTGCTCCCGGGAGGGACAGACAGACCCATCCCGACAGACCGACACCGCTCCCGGGACGGACAGACAGACCCGGCCCGACGGACCCGCACCGCTCccgggagggagggacagacaGACCCGTCCCGACAAACCGACATATGTCCCAGGAGGGACAGATCCCATCCCAGCAAAAACCACACGACCAGAGCATATTGGTCTCTCTTAAACCTCCTCTCTTCTGATCTGTTAAAGAGATTTTGTTTGGTTCTACTTTTAGTATCCACTTGGGGCTGATAGGGATGGAGCCGTGTTTCTCACCATTGCTCCCTTCTCTTTtcttataggaaaaaaatccatctgtGAGTTTGTCCCTCAGTCAAAAAATGCTGTTATCCAGCTAAAcaagtttttttaatgaaagtggAAGTCTTTGtaactaatatttttttttctcagttttcagTGAGAAACCAGGTTGAGTATTTTCAAAGATGCCTATTAACAGCTGCAATTTAAAGAAGTCCAAAGCAAATTCTTCCAtatgcactttttttttgttagtacATTAAACCTGAATGAATTTCAGATTCATACAGGCTCCAAATTATTTCTCTCAGCTGTGTGTTTTGGAATTACATACAAAGCATCAAATCCTCCTGCTCTGTTCTGCTGTAGCTGATGCACCTCCCAATCAACCCTTCAGTGTTGAAATAACCCTTGAAGAACTAATCTGTTTAATAAACCATGGGACAGCCTGTGTGAGAAGTGCTTGCTTCTGATTTTCAGCCCACTTAGACGCACAAGGCATTCTTAGAAAGCTGGCAGTACTTGCAGCCTGTCTTTACAACCAGAATTCCTGAAAGTTTGTAACAGTACTGGTCCTTCTGATTGCGAGATCTTaacaaaaaagtaaataatttgTAGCACAAATCCTGCTTTTAACATTTCCTCTACATCTTTCTAATGGGAATTACTTATGCCAGTGATGACATTCTGGTACCTCCTTCCATTTGTCTGTTATGACTTGGAGTGTGGGACTGGGTCCAGAGATGAGAAGTCACACTGTGCTCACTTGCATTTGAAAGTCACAGTGGATATATAGAGTGTCACCATGAATATATAGAGTGATCTGTCCCAGGAGTAGCTAAGTGGTTCAATTCTCATAAAACAATTAAGTTACTAAAATCAGTAATTGGTCTTCATGGTTGGATAAGCCTGATAAGGGGAGCAAAAGGGAGATGTGACCATATTGTAACATTCAAACACTGGAGGTGAGGTAAGAGAACACCAGTGAAAAGCATGATGGACAAACCTGCTGCACACTCTATGCCAGGCTCGGGCAGAGCCAGTTTTACGTGCTCCACTCCtccaaaaagcagaaacaaaacctCCCAGACTGCAGTCAGAGCAGGGAACAGCCTCGttcaggcagcagctctgcaagcacagctggggctgaaTGTGTCACTGCTCATCTCGGCTCTCCTGGCTCTGATGTGGGGAAGGGAGAGAGACAAGCTCGTCATCTCACGTTAgcacacagcacacagggagCTGATGGGAAGGGGACAAGCCAACTGCACTTCAGAGAGGGCCtgagaaaaacaaaccccaTTCTGGAAAAAGCCTCCTGTCACTGTAACACCCGGGCTATTTACCACAGCAAATAAACTGCCAGGTGCATCTGCAGCAACTGGTTGCATCTGCCTGCAGGCAATATCCACCTGCTCACAGCTATGTGGCACTGCACAGGATTCACGATTCATCCCATCCTTTCCAAGCAGACCAGGCACATGTCATGCATGGAGAAAGCCTGTAATGCCCTTATGCTATCTGTAAAACAAACCTCAGGAATATGAACCAGTCTCCAaactctagaaaaaaaaataaattgggaTCTCTTTCTGTTGCAATTAAAGTTTATGCCCTTGTTGTCATCTTGGTGCAGGAATATGGGACTAAACATCCTGATTGTCATTTTCCATGAAGCTCCACTTTTGCCAGTGGTTGCCTTTGATTTTCCTCCATGGATCAGACACCAGCAGTCCCAGTGATGATTCCTCCCACCCAGCAGGACATGGtgtggtttgtttcctgtcccagtgccacacTGTTGCTGGTACTCAAAGCTGGGGAGGATGAAGGGTTtcttcagagaagggctggatCTAAACTGTTCCTGGCACATGGAAGGGAAGAACACTGTGAACTCCTGAAGAAAATGGGAATAGACAGGGCCTTTGCCTTGGAAAAGTCCCTGCACAACTGGTGCCTCCTCTGTCAACCCCTCCTAAAACCACCACGACTGGATCTGTAGCACCGGGTGTGCTCTGGTGCTTCCCTGAGCTTCCAACATCCAGGGGCAGggtgtgggaagggaagggaagggaagggaagggaagggaagggaagggaagggaagggaagggaagggaagggaagggaagggaagggaagggaagggaagggaagggaagggaagggaagggaagggaagggaagggaagggaagggaagggaagggaagggaagggaagggaagggagcgCGCTGCCCTGCGATTGGCGGCGGGTGTCCCCGCGGCCCCTGTCGGCGATATAAGTGCGGCGGGGCCGTTCTGCGCTCACTGCCCGCCCCCAGCCCGGGCGCAGCGccgagcggagcggagcggcggggccgcctcctcctcctcctcagcgcCCAGGCAGCGGCGGCCGAGCGGGACTGCCGGCGATGGCTGAGCTCAAGTCGCTGGGCAGCGAGGCGTACCTGGCGCTGGCTCCAGGCTATGGGCCCTCGCCTTTCGCCTACGGGGCCGTGCGCGGGGGCGCCGAGGGCCCGCGGAGCGCCTacgcggggggcggcggggcggacTTCCACGCCGGGGCCATGGGCACTAAGTCGGCGGAGAGCAGCGGCGAGCAGAGCGGCGACGAGGAGGACGGCTTCGAGGCGGGCGTGAAGGGCGGCGCGGGCTTCGAGCGGGAGGCGAAGCTGAAGGGGGGAGCCCTGGGCAAGAAGCCCAAGGAGCAGCGCTCGCTGCGGCTGAGCATCAACGCGCGGGAGCGGCGGAGGATGCACGACCTGAACGACGCGCTGGACGGGCTGCGCTCCGTCATCCCCTACGCGCACAGCCCCTCGGTGCGGAAACTCTCCAAAATCGCCacgctgctgctggccaagaaCTACATCCTGATGCAGGCGCAGGCCCTGGAGGAGATGCGGCGGCTGGTGGCCTACCTGAACCAGGGCCAGGCGCTGAGCGCCCCGCTGCCCGCCACCCTCAACCCCTTCGGACAGTCGCCCGTGTACCCCTTCGGCGGCGCGGCCGTGCCCGGCTGCCCCGAGAAATGCACTGCCTTCACAGGAGCCGCGTCCGCCCTCTGCAAACACTGTAACGACAAGCCTTGACTTCTGCTTCTGCCTTCTTCgggcttttcctttttttttttttttttttttttttttttaatttttgttctttttctgtgcACTTTTCcactgccatcagccctggctcTTCCTTCCATCAGTTAAGTCcgggttttcttttttgttcttctcTTAAATAcacccccctccctccccatctGGAAATGTTTGGCAGTTCACGTGGacccccaaaacacccactTTCTACTTTATTTAGTTCCCCCCTCACGTGCAACTTCATCCGTaatttccttcccagcctgtcAGTGGATTGTGAGCGTAATGTTGCTTTTCGCTTGCTCTGAGCTACAAAGTTTTTGAGCAGTTTTGAAACAGAACTATAGAAaaacagagagggagagagatcTGGAAATGGAAACCTCAGTGAATTTGCTTTGGCATGATCGACCTGTgttaaaaatagattaaaagGAGGAAGGGGGAGCAAAATCCAGCTGCAAACTATGCAATATTTCAGAATCATGGGCGGAGGGGGTTCTGTGTAGCCAGCTGGGGTTGGACTGCACCCACAAATCCAAATGGAAATAATTTGGTCCGAGCTCTTGGGAGGGGGGATTTCCAGTACTCTAGCTAAAACAATTGATGCTTCAAAGTAAgatgcttattttttttttctctcttaaaaaaaattaacccgTTCTTGGACTGAGAGGAACCTGTGATTGTATGCTAATGCTTGCTGTTTGCCTGTTTCTCAGCTTGGTTAAGTTTTCCAGATGATTTTCCAAAGTCGTTGCTCATCATGATAAACAAAGCAAAAGGTGACTTAacatatttatatgtatttataataaataaaatacatgaaTAACCACTTTCTCTGTCCGACATGTCTCTAAAACCAGCTGGCAAAACCCCTGCTGGAGTCAGGTAAAGCAGAAATGGATGTGGCAGGAACAACTGTGTGAACTTAGGGGAATGATTAGAATACTTGGAAAAAGCTTGTGGATATTCAGCTCGTTATCAGCAGGGATTTGCgtttttttctccactttttCCTGAATCAGgagcacacaaaaaaaaacccgtTGCTTATGTCTGACTCTGAGTTAAGCAGGCAGGGGTTTAGGCTGTGTGTTCTGACACTTGCTGGGGAAGGCTGTGCCCTGAAAGTGGTGTTTGACTGGGGTTATTGTAGCAGCGAGCTGAGCTCTGAGCATCCCATGGAAAACACGGCAGGGAAGGAAATCGCTTTAAAAACTCTGCTTATCCCTTTGGTTGGTTTTCTGTTCTATCTACAGCTTGAGCCTAGATCTACATCTGGGGTTTGGGCCACTTAATGTCATGACTGAACTGAGGATCTCTTGCCAATGGTGACTGTGTCCGTACAAGTTACAAAGTGCTCTCCGTGTCGCTTGTGTTGGGTTACTTTGGTTTTCTGGTTTATGTTGTTCAACGCTTTGGTGCCTTGTATGCTTCACTAGtaattatataataataataatgatgatagAGGTGCATTCAGTGCTTTCTGTTGGGGTTGGAAATACCCACCCAGTGTCAGAGCAACCACGTAAACTGGTACAGCCGCAGCCTCGGGGGCTCGAGCTGTCCGTGGCCATTTGTGTTAGGAGTGGGGTGTAACTATTTAGGGTTATTAAACCAATTTCCATGCCTGTCGCTAGTGTTATGCTAATTTGAAAAGGGCTGCCATCCCTCTGAAGCGCTTGTCCATGGcacttaattttaattaatacaTTTCCAAAAGACTTTTTTGTGTTTGGAAAACGAAGTGTGTGATTAAGCCTTATTCATAAAGACATATGTTTAAAACTGGTTCCTGctcatttccatttttatatcttaatttctttcctgtaattaaaaaagggggggaaataGAGTAGTTTTACAGAACAGTTTATCTCTCATACctttttctgtaaaagaaaattttgaaaatgctCTTAAAGCATATCTGATGAAGTGAAAGACAACCAAAACCCCTACTGAAGCAAAAATTACTGGAAACTGCAGATCAGCAAAGGTCACTCAAAATTTTGCAGACTGAGTTGTTGCTAGgaaatatttgggaaaaaaaaagggccaTTTAAACAGAGAATCATAATTTTTAAGTAGATGTATGTTACTTCTGGTTAAAATTAGAGAAGATTGAGAATATTTAAATGGAGATTAGCCTAACTGTTCatttttcaccaaaactaaaataATTGGAGAATAAAGTATTTAACAGCTTAATATTTAATCTGAGTTTGGTTTAGTTAAAGACTTAAGGCTAAAAATAATGGAATTTGTAATTGCTTCTTTGTCAAATAATTATGGCCCAAAAAAGAAGTCTTACTAATTTCAGAGCCTAAAATCTCTTCACAGTCTGAGACAAGCTATTTTTGGAATTATGGGTTTTAGTACTGTGATTGTTTTAAATCTCTTCCTTTCATTTACGTCAGTAAAAACTTACTCATACTATCATACCTACCTAGAACCCTAAAATTCTACCTTCTGGAGTCCTTGAAATATTTAGAAGACTCTTAAAGAGCCCAGTTGGAATTAAATAATCTCAGGAGGCTAAGTAAGGAATTTCGaatacagaagaaaacagctgcattaaaaatttttttgaaagaaaaaataacaagtttGACTATTTAAGTGCTGTTAAAAGGccaaatattaaaaacaagTGCAGAATTAATCAAAGCAACACTAAAGGCAAGTAACCTTAAAGTACAACAGTTTcaattcaaaaaaaaaataagatgaaTTGTAACTTTTCCTGCGACAAACAATGTTAAACTCAAAGAAAGTTGACCAACTTCTCAGTTAATCTGTAAATTCAGTCctgtgagctgctcctgcccaccctGGGCTTGCAGGATTTCAGCTGGTGCTGAGGTGGAGCGTTTCCCATGGCAGGAAGGCATCTGCTCTGAGGTGATTTACAgtgcactgagctgctgctgaaacTGCTACCATGTGAATGCCTAATACTTCTCAAAGATGATTCTGTTGGCAGGGGATAAATGAGCAGCTGACCATTGCATTTGTGTGGGAAGCATCAGTGCTAACCTTGCAGCTGTGTGTGGTTATCCTGAGGATGAAGTCCTGTATTTGTTTCTCCACTTCTCTGGCATATTTTGTGTTCCATGTTTTAAGTGTCTCCttccatttggtgtttcagaggATATGAAGGGAGGACTTGAGAAAAactgaagattatttttttctgctcaaaTGTTCTTGTTATGAtgcttgctcttttttttttttcccaagaaggATTTATTGTGTAAGCTCAGACTGAACTGAAATACTGATCATGTGTTCTAATGTACTTATTATCCTGATTTGTTCATACTTGGAAAAAAACATAATGCCAACTTTGaattaaatataatatattgtTTTCTAACCTCACTTAGTTTTTCTTTGAACTTCAAGACTGAGCAGCAAGAAGTGTCAGAGAGATGCTGCTTTGCTGTCTGTTGTGTTTCTTAACTTGTGAAATTCTTGTCACTAACCAGAATGAAGGTTTTACTAACCAGTATATATAATGTCACTAATAGGGGATTGAAAACAGCTGCCAGCTTGCACTGCATCAGCCCAGGTTTAACATGAGCAGTCTTGAGCCTGCCAGATAAAATGTTCTTTAACCAAATACAGGGAAGCAACAGGTTTGAGGATGGAGGGCCCAGAAGGCAGCTGTCTACCTCAGATACCAGCAGAAAGTTCAATCAGTTGGAGTTCCTGGAAAGAAGCATGAGAATCATGAAACTTTCCTTGTCCTTTGATCCATATCAGTGATTTTGTGGCATTCTCTCACAATACCTGAATATTGCTGCACGCTGAGCTTGTTTCCAAGACTTTAGAAAGTGATTGCTTTCTGTTCTCAGATAATTTTGCTGGTATTGATCTTTACATATACATTTCTATAATTTCCATTTTATAAGAGCATTAGACAGTTTTAGGGTGAAATGAAGGTAGGGCCCAACCCTGGTGCAGTTTTGCAGATTGGCAGCGTTGGTGATATTGGCGACAGCAAGACAGGGCTTGGCACTCCGGGGCACAGTGCTGCTTCCTGACCCAACAAGCCACCTTTAAGAGCCTTCAGAGGCCAGAAAAGCTTTATACCTTTATTATATCAGCCTTGTAGCACGTGTACAGTGTAGGGCACGGTGGATAAACCCCTCATTAAAGCTTTTGTGGCTTTTCAGCCTGAACCTGCTCATCAGCAGCGAGAGCCGCGGCACATCCCACCAGGCTGAGTCCTCACAGGCAACAAGTTTCCAGCCCAGCTTGCCACAGCTGGAATTCTTTAGTTTGCAATTTAGGAGAACAAAACCTAGCACTCCATGTTTCACTTCCACAGCATTGTGCTCATCGAGTGCATTCCTTGAAAGCAAGATGTTGGACGCTGCAGCATTACTGGAATTTGTTTTACCTGCGCTTGTTCCTTGCCATGTAAGTTATCAGCACAGCAATCATTGCTTTGATCTGAGTCAGTGAAAGTGCTTCTAAAGAATGCTAAAATACACCAATCAATATTTTCAATTCTCAAAACTGCTTTTATATTGTTCTGTGTCATTTGATGGAATTTTGATTAGTATTGCATAGTAGAAAAGTTGCGGGGGGGTTTGTTTTCACTAATCCTGATTAAGGCTAGAAAAGACTCTTGATTACAGTAATTTTAATAATGTAAATTTGTTTGTGATATGTCTTTAGTCTTTAATCCCCTTTGGCATTTCATTCAAAGGGAGATGAAAATTTCAGGGATTTATAACATTTAAATCAGTCATTCTATGAATGTTTTTCAGGTGGTTTTTCTTCtacctgaaataaaaaatacctaAATGGGTACGCAACATATTTTGTGATCAGATTAGAAATACATTTGCATGTGGTTTTTGTGGGAAAATAGCTTGATATCAAGCACTTTCTCTTTACAATAAAGTATATGTGCATAAGAGAAAACTGAACCAATTATCAAAACCAGTAATACATTTGAGATCTTTGCCATTCTTTCAGATGTTTTGAGGTAGGATTTTCACCGAGGACTTTATATAATCTCTTCATAGTCAAAATTCACTTTAATTCTTTTGGCCATTACCCCAAATTCTTATTTCTATTTGTATTTATGAATACATACAGTTTTTAAATtatcaatttaatttttaagtagTCTTAGCTTCACTTCACAATAGTAAAATTTGAGTTAATGTTTATTCCTAAAACTGAACAGTTTTGAGTGTAACCCTCATATTTCTTTAAGGCCAAACAGATTAATCTTAAGTATTAGCATTACAATTCATTAATGTATAGAGATATCCAGTCAATTTAATTCAGAGTGAAAATGaaagggtttattttttttgctATGCTTAAGGCAGTGAAATTTGCAGAACAAAGACTTGCAGAAGACAAACCACAAGTACTTAAGGTCTTACAACACAGAGGAGGGGAGCGTGCTGCTTTTCAAACTCCTTGCCCTGGTGAGGCAGCTCAAATATATctgtatttaaattatttaacagtttattttaatttttaagtctTCCAATTCATCACTGATTCATGTTCATTAAAATCTGCTCTGTTAATGCCATTTGTATTTGCTCATTTCCTCTTCCCCCACGCTAACATTgatgttttgtgtgtttgtgtgtatcAATACGGAATTGTATTTTGAATATAACCCAACCTTCCTCAGCTAccaatggggggaaaaaaaaccaaacctattTGCTCTTTTGCCTTAAGTATTTCAAAGGGAAAAACATGGCTGAGCAAAAAAACATCACCCCAGCTCTTCCTCCAAGCCCACTTTTGTCTAAAGTAATGAGGCCATAGTCAGTTGGCTCCCAAGAGCGCTGTGATTTGGTGTGACGTACAGTGAATCATTGCAGATCCATTCGGACTGCATTCGTTATTTTAATGAGACGCAGGCAAATCTGTTTTTTGGCCGCAAACCTTAAGATGCAAGCATAATGTGAAATGGTTGTTGATTGCCACAAGGCAACTGACATTATGGATTTTTATCGCCATCATTATGCACTTTAAAACTCCCCACATCCCAGGATATTTAGccccttccctttcctcccGCGAATGACAGGGAAGCCACAACGCTGACATTTAAAAGCTAAAAGCTCATCTGTTTAATTTCTGGGCTTATTAAAACCTTACGTTGCATCCTCTGGtctggtgtttttttgggtttttttttttttctttctccttttttttttttttttttttattcacgCTTTcccaaaggagaaggaaaaccCCCACTGCAGCGCGGTCACCCAAAAAAGGTCACATTCAGTTGGGCGACAGCAGCATTAGGTCCCCAC
This Passer domesticus isolate bPasDom1 chromosome 16, bPasDom1.hap1, whole genome shotgun sequence DNA region includes the following protein-coding sequences:
- the BHLHE23 gene encoding class E basic helix-loop-helix protein 23; translated protein: MAELKSLGSEAYLALAPGYGPSPFAYGAVRGGAEGPRSAYAGGGGADFHAGAMGTKSAESSGEQSGDEEDGFEAGVKGGAGFEREAKLKGGALGKKPKEQRSLRLSINARERRRMHDLNDALDGLRSVIPYAHSPSVRKLSKIATLLLAKNYILMQAQALEEMRRLVAYLNQGQALSAPLPATLNPFGQSPVYPFGGAAVPGCPEKCTAFTGAASALCKHCNDKP